AATATTTTAAGATCTATTGTCTGGCTGATAATCTTTCTCAATGGGATATCTTGCTACTTAATCACTAGTTTGTAGCCAAGAACCACACAAGGGCAGGCTACTTTTTCTAATTCTTGCCCTACATCTGTTGAATGATCAACTTCTAAATGTCAATAGTTGCTCAACAGAAAAAGCTGCATGTTTGTGTATATCGTACATTCTATAAGGATGATGATGAGGCAAAATTGTTTACCTGCATTTCTCTATTATCCTCGCCCTTAGATCTTCCAATTGTGAATTGAGTTCATCAAGCtgaaaattggattaaaagttaTGAAAAAAAACACAATTGTGCTCTAACATGATTAGTTTCTATAACCTGGTGAAGACCAAGATAACATTTACATAGTCATATGACTCCAGCCTCTCACTAGAGTAAAGAACTACAACCACTACCAGAAATGGAAAGTAACAAGAACACATTTTGAGTATACAAAGATTACCTCATTATATGTCTCTCTAGCTATTTTTGCATGTGCAGCCTTTCGAGGATTACGAATATTTGAAAGAGTTTGAGCTCCCTCATCTTTTTGTCTTGCTTCCTGGGAAGTAAAAAATTCAGgaaaaatcataagataaaacaAAAAGGTATTTACAATGACAGATTTGATGGCATTAACAGAAACTAATAGATCCATGAAGAAAATGGAAAGCAAAATGTTACTGGAAGATAAAAAGAAGATGGGAGAAGAAATAAGAGTAGCTCAACTCAACCTCTTCAACAACTTTAGGTAGCAATTGCAGCCACTTCTCTTCAAAATTTTCCAGCGATGATTTTGCCATAACATGAATATCACTTTGACCATCATTGTGTTTCATTGCGTTAGTGAAAACCAATCTTGCATCAGCATATATTTCATGAACATTCTTATACCAACTGCTATCCTTAGCTTCCATCTGGCTCTTGATTGTACCAGAAACCATGGGTTTTGTAGCGATCTAGAAACACAGAAGGATAAAGTAAAATATTGGGGGGAAAAAGACTTAAAAGTATACCAACTGAATTTTTAAGGGATTGCTTCTAAAACAACATTGAATACTTCTAATCAATTGTTTTGACCAGTGAAGAAGCCGACAGATACATTTCATGGAGCAATGACTTTAGACCGAGAGAGAGAGATAGGGAGAGAGAGAAATGAAAGACCTGAGTCCGGACGGAGAGTAGGCGAGCACCGCAGCGCGTTGGAGGTTCGATCGGAGGGTCCGCTGTCCGATCCAAGCACGGCGTCGTGAAGGGACGGAGCAACCGGAAAAGGAAGGAATAGAGAGAAAAACGGGGATCTAAGATTTCCAGAGAAAGGGTGTGCTGCCGCCGCTGCCCTCGCCGGCGGCTTGATCACGCTGCTCGCGATTGGGATCAGGACGGAGATCGGGCGGAGTCGCAAGAGAGACGAAGAGAGGGGAGGGGAGAGTCGTGCTCTAACatgattaattttctttttattgttgttttttttaaaagtttttttctattttcctttttttagtatattaaaaaataaataaagttacactagttttattaaaattgctctaattataattttttaaaacattaattagaagataaaaaaagaaggaaaaatagataaaaaagaagaagaaaataaaacccAGAAACGGATTAATTCTTAATTGTGTATTTATAatagggctgcaaacgaatcgaaCCGACTCACGaacttttcgagccggctcgaaaaatattcgattcgtattcgaatttatcaaatttaagccgaactcgaacatgttcgaattttttttcgagccgaactcgagcccaaatGATACTGTTTGAGCTGCTCGCGAGCCGCTCGCGaaccttaatatttattaatataagttaaatatatattaaataaataaatttcgagtcTTTTGAACTTATTTTTTgagcaataattcgaatagttcgcgaacatgtttgaatatttcgagccgaactcgaactaaacattttgaatttttcgagcttcgaatcgagctcgaactcgaatatacctatttcgagccgaattcgaaccTTAAATTTTTCTACATATTCGACTCGATTCAATTCGTTTACACCCTTAATCTATATTTATCTCCTATATTGATGGAATAGGcaccaagtatatatatatatatatatatatagagagagagag
The genomic region above belongs to Zingiber officinale cultivar Zhangliang chromosome 11A, Zo_v1.1, whole genome shotgun sequence and contains:
- the LOC122032729 gene encoding transcription factor GTE1-like, translated to MVSGTIKSQMEAKDSSWYKNVHEIYADARLVFTNAMKHNDGQSDIHVMAKSSLENFEEKWLQLLPKVVEEEARQKDEGAQTLSNIRNPRKAAHAKIARETYNELDELNSQLEDLRARIIEKCRKMTTEEKRKLGVGLSTLSPEDLNMALEIITEDNPSFQATGEVVDLDLDAQSETTLWKLKFFMKRVLENQAKNSVVKANDNLKRKREIICKALVKSAAKKRNK